The Malus domestica chromosome 13, GDT2T_hap1 genome includes a window with the following:
- the LOC103453650 gene encoding U3 small nucleolar RNA-associated protein 21 homolog isoform X3 codes for MGIFEPFRAIGYTTSSVPFSVQRLGTETFVTVSVGKAFQIYNCAKLSLVLVGPQLPKKIRALASYRDYTFAAYGNEIAIFKRAHQAATWSSHNAKVISLLLFGEHILSVDVEGNLFIWAFKGIEENLTPIGHVMLDNNFSPSCIMHPDTYLNKIIIGSQEGSLQLWNISTKKKLYEFKGWNSSICSCVSSPALDVVAVGCADGNIHVHNIRYDEELVTFSHSARGAVTALSFSTDGQPLLASGGSSGIISIWNLEKRRLQSVIRDAHDGSILSLHFLVNEPVLMSSSSDNSIKMWIFDTIDGDPRLLRFRSGHSAPPRCIRFYANGRHILSAGQDRAFRLFSVMQDQQSRELSQHHISKRAKKLKMKEEEIKLKPVISFDCAEIRERDWCNVVTCHMDTAEAYVWRLQNFVLGEHILKPRPENPTPVKACAISACGNFAVLGTADGWVERFNLQSGISRGSYMDTSERRSFAHDGEVVGIACDSTNTLMISAGYHGDIKVWNFKGRDVKSRWEVGCSVVKIVYNRLNGLLAVVADDLIIRLFDVVASRMVRKFEGHTDRVTDMCFSEDGKWLLSSSMDGSLRVWDVILARQIDALHVDVSITALSLSPNMDVLATAHVDQNGVYLWVNQSMFCGASKVDSYAKEVRSVKLPSISSTKGSQDEDSDEPIVDHPQSKDAPAFTTLDLQIPDLVTLSLLPKSQWQSLINLDTIKERNKPIEPPKKPERAPFFLPSIPSFSGEILFKPTGSENEEAKGDNVEDTRIKSGLAPSQFLQHLQSSAEMKNFSAFTDYIKSLSPSTLDMELQMLRIVDDEEEELESRPELLSIELLLDYFIHETSCRNNFDFVQAVIKVFLKIHGETIRCQSRLQDKAREFLDIQCKTWQRVEKLFQSTSCVVAFLSNSRF; via the exons ATGGGAATATTCGAGCCGTTCAGAGCAATCGGCTACACAACCAGCTCCGTGCCCTTCTCTGTTCAGCGTCTCGGCACCGAAACCTTCGTCACTGTCTCCGTCGGCAAGGCCTTCCAAATTTACAAC TGTGCAAAGCTCAGTCTCGTCCTCGTTG GTCCACAATTGCCAAAGAAGATTCGAGCTCTTGCTTCCTACCGTGATTATACATTTGCTGCATATGGGAATGAGATAGCCATTTTTAAGCGAGCTCATCAG GCAGCAACATGGAGCAGCCATAATGCCAAGGTCATTTCTTTGCTATTGTTTGGAGAGCATATCCTAAGTGTTGATGTTGAAGGTAATCTGTTTATATGGGCATTCAAAGGAATTGAGGAGAACCTTACTCCGATCGGACATGTTATGTTAGACAACAACTTTAGTCCTAGCTGTATAATGCATCCGGATACCTACCTAAATAAG ATTATTATTGGGAGTCAGGAAGGTTCTCTTCAACTTTGGAACATCAGTACAAAGAAAAAACTCTATGAGTTCAAGGGATGGAATTCTTCAATCTGCAGTTGTGTTTCATCTCCTGCACTAGATGTTGTTGCAGTTGGTTGTGCTGATGGAAATATTCATGTTCACAACATTCGTTACGATGAAGAGCTAGTCACATTTTCTCATTCGGCACGAGGTGCTGTGACTGCCTTATCTTTCAGCACAG ATGGGCAGCCTCTTCTAGCATCTGGAGGTTCTTCTGGTATCATAAGCATATGGAATCTTGAAAAAAGAAGGCTTCAATCAGTAATAAGAGATGCCCATGATGGTTCCATATTATCACTTCACTTTCTTGTGAACGAACCCGTGCTAATGAGTTCATCATCTGACAATTCTATCAAA ATGTGGATTTTTGACACAATTGATGGAGATCCTCGACTTTTACGATTCAGAAGTGGTCATAGTGCTCCTCCACGATGCATAAG gttttatgCGAATGGGAGACACATTCTATCGGCTGGTCAGGACCGTGCATTTCGCCTTTTCTCTGTAATGCAG GATCAGCAAAGTAGAGAGCTTTCTCAGCATCACATATCCAAACGAGCAAAGAAACTGAAGATGAAG GAAGAAGAGATAAAACTGAAGCCTGTCATCTCTTTTGACTGTG CTGAAATAAGAGAGCGAGATTGGTGCAATGTGGTTACATGCCATATGGATACTGCAGAGGCATATGTATGGAGACTTCAAAACTTTGTTCTTGGTGAGCATATTCTGAAGCCAAGACCAGAAAACCCCACACCAGTGAAG GCTTGTGCCATCAGTGCATGTGGCAATTTTGCTGTACTAGGGACAGCGGATGGTTGGGTTGAGCGGTTCAACCTCCAATCAGGAATCAGTCGTGGCAGTTACATGGACACGTCAGAAAGAAGAAGCTTTGCCCATGATGGGGAAGTGGTTGGAATTGCTTGTGATTCAACAAATACTCTAATGATAAGTGCAGGATATCATGGAGACATAAAG GTTTGGAATTTCAAGGGGCGTGATGTAAAATCTAGATGGGAAGTTGGGTGCTCTGTTGTCAAGATTGTATACAATCGTTTGAATG GTCTTTTGGCTGTTGTGGCTGATGACTTAATCATCCGTTTGTTTGATGTTGTGGCATCAAGAATGGTTCGTAAATTTGAAGGCCATACAGATCGTGTTACAGACATGTGTTTTAGTGAGGATGGGAAATGGCTTTTGTCATCAAGTATGGATGGAAGTCTTCGAGTCTGGGATGTTATTTTAGCAAGACAAATAGATGCGTTGCATGTTGACGTGTCTATAACAGCATTGTCTCTGTCACCGAATATGGATGTTCTAGCGACTGCTCATGTCGACCAAAATGGGGTCTATCTTTG GGTAAATCAATCGATGTTTTGTGGAGCTTCAAAAGTTGATTCTTATGCAAAGGAAGTTAGGAGTGTTAAGTTGCCATCTATCTCTTCAACAAAAGGTTCTCAAGACGAGGACTCTGATGAGCCTATTGTGGACCATCCGCAGTCTAAGGATGCTCCTGCTTTTACAACTCTTGACCTGCAAATTCCAGATCTTGTCACTCTCTCGTTATTGCCTAAAAGCCAGTGGCAAAGCTTAATCAATTTAGACACTATAAAG GAACGAAATAAACCAATTGAACCGCCAAAAAAACCTGAAAGGGCTCCTTTCTTTTTGCCTTCAATTCCCTCCTTTTCAGGAGAAATATTATTTAAGCCCACTGGATCAGAAAATGAGGAGGCCAAAGGTGATAACGTAGAAGACACTAGAATAAAATCTGGTCTGGCACCATCACAATTCTTGCAACATCTTCAGTCGTCCGCAGAAATGAagaatt TTTCAGCATTTACTGACTATATCAAAAGTTTGTCTCCATCGACTCTGGATATGGAACTCCAAATGCTTCGGATTGTTGATGATGAGGAGGAAGAACTTGAAAGCCGGCCAGAGTTGCTTTCAATCGAACTGCTTCTTGATTATTTTATACATGAGACTTCATGTAGAAACAATTTTGACTTTGTACAAGCTGTAATCAAGGTGTTTCTCAAG ATCCATGGCGAAACAATTCGGTGCCAATCAAGACTGCAGGACAAGGCCCGGGAGTTCCTGGATATTCAATGCAAAACATGGCAAAGAGTAGAAAAACTGTTTCAAAGTACAAGTTGTGTGGTCGCTTTTCTTAGCAATTCACGGTTTTGA
- the LOC103453650 gene encoding U3 small nucleolar RNA-associated protein 21 homolog isoform X2, translating to MGIFEPFRAIGYTTSSVPFSVQRLGTETFVTVSVGKAFQIYNCAKLSLVLVGPQLPKKIRALASYRDYTFAAYGNEIAIFKRAHQAATWSSHNAKVISLLLFGEHILSVDVEGNLFIWAFKGIEENLTPIGHVMLDNNFSPSCIMHPDTYLNKIIIGSQEGSLQLWNISTKKKLYEFKGWNSSICSCVSSPALDVVAVGCADGNIHVHNIRYDEELVTFSHSARGAVTALSFSTDGQPLLASGGSSGIISIWNLEKRRLQSVIRDAHDGSILSLHFLVNEPVLMSSSSDNSIKMWIFDTIDGDPRLLRFRSGHSAPPRCIRFYANGRHILSAGQDRAFRLFSVMQDQQSRELSQHHISKRAKKLKMKEEEIKLKPVISFDSEIRERDWCNVVTCHMDTAEAYVWRLQNFVLGEHILKPRPENPTPVKACAISACGNFAVLGTADGWVERFNLQSGISRGSYMDTSERRSFAHDGEVVGIACDSTNTLMISAGYHGDIKVWNFKGRDVKSRWEVGCSVVKIVYNRLNGLLAVVADDLIIRLFDVVASRMVRKFEGHTDRVTDMCFSEDGKWLLSSSMDGSLRVWDVILARQIDALHVDVSITALSLSPNMDVLATAHVDQNGVYLWVNQSMFCGASKVDSYAKEVRSVKLPSISSTKGSQDEDSDEPIVDHPQSKDAPAFTTLDLQIPDLVTLSLLPKSQWQSLINLDTIKERNKPIEPPKKPERAPFFLPSIPSFSGEILFKPTGSENEEAKGDNVEDTRIKSGLAPSQFLQHLQSSAEMKNFSAFTDYIKSLSPSTLDMELQMLRIVDDEEEELESRPELLSIELLLDYFIHETSCRNNFDFVQAVIKVFLKIHGETIRCQSRLQDKAREFLDIQCKTWQRVEKLFQSTSCVVAFLSNSRF from the exons ATGGGAATATTCGAGCCGTTCAGAGCAATCGGCTACACAACCAGCTCCGTGCCCTTCTCTGTTCAGCGTCTCGGCACCGAAACCTTCGTCACTGTCTCCGTCGGCAAGGCCTTCCAAATTTACAAC TGTGCAAAGCTCAGTCTCGTCCTCGTTG GTCCACAATTGCCAAAGAAGATTCGAGCTCTTGCTTCCTACCGTGATTATACATTTGCTGCATATGGGAATGAGATAGCCATTTTTAAGCGAGCTCATCAG GCAGCAACATGGAGCAGCCATAATGCCAAGGTCATTTCTTTGCTATTGTTTGGAGAGCATATCCTAAGTGTTGATGTTGAAGGTAATCTGTTTATATGGGCATTCAAAGGAATTGAGGAGAACCTTACTCCGATCGGACATGTTATGTTAGACAACAACTTTAGTCCTAGCTGTATAATGCATCCGGATACCTACCTAAATAAG ATTATTATTGGGAGTCAGGAAGGTTCTCTTCAACTTTGGAACATCAGTACAAAGAAAAAACTCTATGAGTTCAAGGGATGGAATTCTTCAATCTGCAGTTGTGTTTCATCTCCTGCACTAGATGTTGTTGCAGTTGGTTGTGCTGATGGAAATATTCATGTTCACAACATTCGTTACGATGAAGAGCTAGTCACATTTTCTCATTCGGCACGAGGTGCTGTGACTGCCTTATCTTTCAGCACAG ATGGGCAGCCTCTTCTAGCATCTGGAGGTTCTTCTGGTATCATAAGCATATGGAATCTTGAAAAAAGAAGGCTTCAATCAGTAATAAGAGATGCCCATGATGGTTCCATATTATCACTTCACTTTCTTGTGAACGAACCCGTGCTAATGAGTTCATCATCTGACAATTCTATCAAA ATGTGGATTTTTGACACAATTGATGGAGATCCTCGACTTTTACGATTCAGAAGTGGTCATAGTGCTCCTCCACGATGCATAAG gttttatgCGAATGGGAGACACATTCTATCGGCTGGTCAGGACCGTGCATTTCGCCTTTTCTCTGTAATGCAG GATCAGCAAAGTAGAGAGCTTTCTCAGCATCACATATCCAAACGAGCAAAGAAACTGAAGATGAAG GAAGAAGAGATAAAACTGAAGCCTGTCATCTCTTTTGACT CTGAAATAAGAGAGCGAGATTGGTGCAATGTGGTTACATGCCATATGGATACTGCAGAGGCATATGTATGGAGACTTCAAAACTTTGTTCTTGGTGAGCATATTCTGAAGCCAAGACCAGAAAACCCCACACCAGTGAAG GCTTGTGCCATCAGTGCATGTGGCAATTTTGCTGTACTAGGGACAGCGGATGGTTGGGTTGAGCGGTTCAACCTCCAATCAGGAATCAGTCGTGGCAGTTACATGGACACGTCAGAAAGAAGAAGCTTTGCCCATGATGGGGAAGTGGTTGGAATTGCTTGTGATTCAACAAATACTCTAATGATAAGTGCAGGATATCATGGAGACATAAAG GTTTGGAATTTCAAGGGGCGTGATGTAAAATCTAGATGGGAAGTTGGGTGCTCTGTTGTCAAGATTGTATACAATCGTTTGAATG GTCTTTTGGCTGTTGTGGCTGATGACTTAATCATCCGTTTGTTTGATGTTGTGGCATCAAGAATGGTTCGTAAATTTGAAGGCCATACAGATCGTGTTACAGACATGTGTTTTAGTGAGGATGGGAAATGGCTTTTGTCATCAAGTATGGATGGAAGTCTTCGAGTCTGGGATGTTATTTTAGCAAGACAAATAGATGCGTTGCATGTTGACGTGTCTATAACAGCATTGTCTCTGTCACCGAATATGGATGTTCTAGCGACTGCTCATGTCGACCAAAATGGGGTCTATCTTTG GGTAAATCAATCGATGTTTTGTGGAGCTTCAAAAGTTGATTCTTATGCAAAGGAAGTTAGGAGTGTTAAGTTGCCATCTATCTCTTCAACAAAAGGTTCTCAAGACGAGGACTCTGATGAGCCTATTGTGGACCATCCGCAGTCTAAGGATGCTCCTGCTTTTACAACTCTTGACCTGCAAATTCCAGATCTTGTCACTCTCTCGTTATTGCCTAAAAGCCAGTGGCAAAGCTTAATCAATTTAGACACTATAAAG GAACGAAATAAACCAATTGAACCGCCAAAAAAACCTGAAAGGGCTCCTTTCTTTTTGCCTTCAATTCCCTCCTTTTCAGGAGAAATATTATTTAAGCCCACTGGATCAGAAAATGAGGAGGCCAAAGGTGATAACGTAGAAGACACTAGAATAAAATCTGGTCTGGCACCATCACAATTCTTGCAACATCTTCAGTCGTCCGCAGAAATGAagaatt TTTCAGCATTTACTGACTATATCAAAAGTTTGTCTCCATCGACTCTGGATATGGAACTCCAAATGCTTCGGATTGTTGATGATGAGGAGGAAGAACTTGAAAGCCGGCCAGAGTTGCTTTCAATCGAACTGCTTCTTGATTATTTTATACATGAGACTTCATGTAGAAACAATTTTGACTTTGTACAAGCTGTAATCAAGGTGTTTCTCAAG ATCCATGGCGAAACAATTCGGTGCCAATCAAGACTGCAGGACAAGGCCCGGGAGTTCCTGGATATTCAATGCAAAACATGGCAAAGAGTAGAAAAACTGTTTCAAAGTACAAGTTGTGTGGTCGCTTTTCTTAGCAATTCACGGTTTTGA
- the LOC103453650 gene encoding U3 small nucleolar RNA-associated protein 21 homolog isoform X1 — MGIFEPFRAIGYTTSSVPFSVQRLGTETFVTVSVGKAFQIYNCAKLSLVLVGPQLPKKIRALASYRDYTFAAYGNEIAIFKRAHQVATWSSHNAKVISLLLFGEHILSVDVEGNLFIWAFKGIEENLTPIGHVMLDNNFSPSCIMHPDTYLNKIIIGSQEGSLQLWNISTKKKLYEFKGWNSSICSCVSSPALDVVAVGCADGNIHVHNIRYDEELVTFSHSARGAVTALSFSTDGQPLLASGGSSGIISIWNLEKRRLQSVIRDAHDGSILSLHFLVNEPVLMSSSSDNSIKMWIFDTIDGDPRLLRFRSGHSAPPRCIRFYANGRHILSAGQDRAFRLFSVMQDQQSRELSQHHISKRAKKLKMKEEEIKLKPVISFDCAEIRERDWCNVVTCHMDTAEAYVWRLQNFVLGEHILKPRPENPTPVKACAISACGNFAVLGTADGWVERFNLQSGISRGSYMDTSERRSFAHDGEVVGIACDSTNTLMISAGYHGDIKVWNFKGRDVKSRWEVGCSVVKIVYNRLNGLLAVVADDLIIRLFDVVASRMVRKFEGHTDRVTDMCFSEDGKWLLSSSMDGSLRVWDVILARQIDALHVDVSITALSLSPNMDVLATAHVDQNGVYLWVNQSMFCGASKVDSYAKEVRSVKLPSISSTKGSQDEDSDEPIVDHPQSKDAPAFTTLDLQIPDLVTLSLLPKSQWQSLINLDTIKERNKPIEPPKKPERAPFFLPSIPSFSGEILFKPTGSENEEAKGDNVEDTRIKSGLAPSQFLQHLQSSAEMKNFSAFTDYIKSLSPSTLDMELQMLRIVDDEEEELESRPELLSIELLLDYFIHETSCRNNFDFVQAVIKVFLKIHGETIRCQSRLQDKAREFLDIQCKTWQRVEKLFQSTSCVVAFLSNSRF, encoded by the exons ATGGGAATATTCGAGCCGTTCAGAGCAATCGGCTACACAACCAGCTCCGTGCCCTTCTCTGTTCAGCGTCTCGGCACCGAAACCTTCGTCACTGTCTCCGTCGGCAAGGCCTTCCAAATTTACAAC TGTGCAAAGCTCAGTCTCGTCCTCGTTG GTCCACAATTGCCAAAGAAGATTCGAGCTCTTGCTTCCTACCGTGATTATACATTTGCTGCATATGGGAATGAGATAGCCATTTTTAAGCGAGCTCATCAGGTTG CAACATGGAGCAGCCATAATGCCAAGGTCATTTCTTTGCTATTGTTTGGAGAGCATATCCTAAGTGTTGATGTTGAAGGTAATCTGTTTATATGGGCATTCAAAGGAATTGAGGAGAACCTTACTCCGATCGGACATGTTATGTTAGACAACAACTTTAGTCCTAGCTGTATAATGCATCCGGATACCTACCTAAATAAG ATTATTATTGGGAGTCAGGAAGGTTCTCTTCAACTTTGGAACATCAGTACAAAGAAAAAACTCTATGAGTTCAAGGGATGGAATTCTTCAATCTGCAGTTGTGTTTCATCTCCTGCACTAGATGTTGTTGCAGTTGGTTGTGCTGATGGAAATATTCATGTTCACAACATTCGTTACGATGAAGAGCTAGTCACATTTTCTCATTCGGCACGAGGTGCTGTGACTGCCTTATCTTTCAGCACAG ATGGGCAGCCTCTTCTAGCATCTGGAGGTTCTTCTGGTATCATAAGCATATGGAATCTTGAAAAAAGAAGGCTTCAATCAGTAATAAGAGATGCCCATGATGGTTCCATATTATCACTTCACTTTCTTGTGAACGAACCCGTGCTAATGAGTTCATCATCTGACAATTCTATCAAA ATGTGGATTTTTGACACAATTGATGGAGATCCTCGACTTTTACGATTCAGAAGTGGTCATAGTGCTCCTCCACGATGCATAAG gttttatgCGAATGGGAGACACATTCTATCGGCTGGTCAGGACCGTGCATTTCGCCTTTTCTCTGTAATGCAG GATCAGCAAAGTAGAGAGCTTTCTCAGCATCACATATCCAAACGAGCAAAGAAACTGAAGATGAAG GAAGAAGAGATAAAACTGAAGCCTGTCATCTCTTTTGACTGTG CTGAAATAAGAGAGCGAGATTGGTGCAATGTGGTTACATGCCATATGGATACTGCAGAGGCATATGTATGGAGACTTCAAAACTTTGTTCTTGGTGAGCATATTCTGAAGCCAAGACCAGAAAACCCCACACCAGTGAAG GCTTGTGCCATCAGTGCATGTGGCAATTTTGCTGTACTAGGGACAGCGGATGGTTGGGTTGAGCGGTTCAACCTCCAATCAGGAATCAGTCGTGGCAGTTACATGGACACGTCAGAAAGAAGAAGCTTTGCCCATGATGGGGAAGTGGTTGGAATTGCTTGTGATTCAACAAATACTCTAATGATAAGTGCAGGATATCATGGAGACATAAAG GTTTGGAATTTCAAGGGGCGTGATGTAAAATCTAGATGGGAAGTTGGGTGCTCTGTTGTCAAGATTGTATACAATCGTTTGAATG GTCTTTTGGCTGTTGTGGCTGATGACTTAATCATCCGTTTGTTTGATGTTGTGGCATCAAGAATGGTTCGTAAATTTGAAGGCCATACAGATCGTGTTACAGACATGTGTTTTAGTGAGGATGGGAAATGGCTTTTGTCATCAAGTATGGATGGAAGTCTTCGAGTCTGGGATGTTATTTTAGCAAGACAAATAGATGCGTTGCATGTTGACGTGTCTATAACAGCATTGTCTCTGTCACCGAATATGGATGTTCTAGCGACTGCTCATGTCGACCAAAATGGGGTCTATCTTTG GGTAAATCAATCGATGTTTTGTGGAGCTTCAAAAGTTGATTCTTATGCAAAGGAAGTTAGGAGTGTTAAGTTGCCATCTATCTCTTCAACAAAAGGTTCTCAAGACGAGGACTCTGATGAGCCTATTGTGGACCATCCGCAGTCTAAGGATGCTCCTGCTTTTACAACTCTTGACCTGCAAATTCCAGATCTTGTCACTCTCTCGTTATTGCCTAAAAGCCAGTGGCAAAGCTTAATCAATTTAGACACTATAAAG GAACGAAATAAACCAATTGAACCGCCAAAAAAACCTGAAAGGGCTCCTTTCTTTTTGCCTTCAATTCCCTCCTTTTCAGGAGAAATATTATTTAAGCCCACTGGATCAGAAAATGAGGAGGCCAAAGGTGATAACGTAGAAGACACTAGAATAAAATCTGGTCTGGCACCATCACAATTCTTGCAACATCTTCAGTCGTCCGCAGAAATGAagaatt TTTCAGCATTTACTGACTATATCAAAAGTTTGTCTCCATCGACTCTGGATATGGAACTCCAAATGCTTCGGATTGTTGATGATGAGGAGGAAGAACTTGAAAGCCGGCCAGAGTTGCTTTCAATCGAACTGCTTCTTGATTATTTTATACATGAGACTTCATGTAGAAACAATTTTGACTTTGTACAAGCTGTAATCAAGGTGTTTCTCAAG ATCCATGGCGAAACAATTCGGTGCCAATCAAGACTGCAGGACAAGGCCCGGGAGTTCCTGGATATTCAATGCAAAACATGGCAAAGAGTAGAAAAACTGTTTCAAAGTACAAGTTGTGTGGTCGCTTTTCTTAGCAATTCACGGTTTTGA